One stretch of Cedecea neteri DNA includes these proteins:
- a CDS encoding glycine dehydrogenase translates to MVNEAEELTTRIQDFIYALFKSKHITPNAVQEQMLASHVKAMIHRSLTGEPLPEVEESLFEEISAESMEMAQAVVDQFGNLPVEEAWLLSVHFEVAKDNL, encoded by the coding sequence ATGGTTAATGAAGCCGAGGAATTAACGACGCGTATTCAGGATTTTATTTACGCGCTGTTCAAAAGTAAGCACATCACGCCCAACGCGGTACAGGAACAAATGCTGGCCTCCCACGTGAAGGCGATGATTCATCGCTCTCTCACCGGGGAGCCGTTACCAGAAGTGGAAGAGAGCTTGTTCGAAGAGATCTCCGCCGAGTCGATGGAAATGGCGCAGGCGGTGGTCGATCAGTTCGGGAATCTGCCGGTAGAAGAAGCGTGGTTGCTGTCAGTGCATTTCGAAGTGGCGAAAGACAATCTTTGA
- a CDS encoding helix-turn-helix domain-containing protein translates to MKKSKSIDWEKARADLLTNPEVQAAYEAEERKLRLQAMLAEWRSHEGLTRAQVAERMGVTPPTVSRMEANIIKASIETVVRYAKACGVKHPKIIL, encoded by the coding sequence ATGAAAAAGAGTAAAAGTATCGACTGGGAAAAAGCGCGCGCAGACCTGCTAACCAACCCCGAAGTACAGGCCGCTTATGAAGCCGAAGAGCGTAAGCTGCGGCTGCAGGCAATGCTTGCTGAATGGCGCAGCCATGAAGGGCTAACACGCGCACAGGTTGCCGAGCGTATGGGCGTCACGCCGCCAACGGTCTCTCGTATGGAAGCCAATATTATCAAAGCCAGTATTGAAACCGTTGTCCGCTACGCAAAAGCCTGCGGCGTCAAACATCCAAAGATTATCCTCTAA